In a single window of the Streptomyces sp. CGMCC 4.7035 genome:
- a CDS encoding maleylpyruvate isomerase family mycothiol-dependent enzyme, translating to MTREPAPFPRLLEWLASGTSLLHTQLSRADEAWVTGPSTLPGWRNAHLLTHVARNADALTNLVTWAATGVETPMYPHGTEGCLRDIEEGARRTAQVILKDVKDSAVRLQQALDELPVITLGRTVRTAQGRLVAASLIPWLRIREVWIHLVDLGTGVTFEALPEDLAEALLPDVVTTLAGRDGCPALIVPAPAGGLPLTTRPTQPLDSAIEVKGSTAELLGWLTGRTTGDGLTCSPPGLPALPAWL from the coding sequence ATGACGCGTGAGCCCGCCCCTTTCCCGCGACTGCTCGAATGGCTCGCATCGGGTACGAGCCTGCTGCACACCCAGCTCAGCAGGGCCGACGAGGCGTGGGTGACCGGCCCGAGCACCCTGCCCGGGTGGCGGAACGCTCACTTGCTCACCCATGTCGCGCGTAACGCCGACGCCCTCACCAACCTGGTCACCTGGGCCGCCACCGGTGTCGAGACCCCGATGTACCCACACGGCACCGAAGGGTGCCTGCGGGACATCGAGGAGGGCGCTCGACGGACGGCGCAGGTGATCCTCAAGGACGTGAAGGACAGCGCCGTCCGCCTCCAACAGGCCCTGGACGAACTGCCTGTCATCACCTTGGGGCGTACGGTGCGCACCGCTCAGGGGCGTCTCGTAGCGGCCTCGCTCATCCCTTGGCTGCGGATCCGCGAGGTGTGGATCCACCTCGTGGATCTCGGTACGGGCGTCACCTTCGAGGCCCTGCCCGAGGACCTGGCCGAGGCGCTCCTCCCCGACGTGGTCACCACCCTGGCCGGGCGCGACGGCTGCCCGGCGCTGATAGTGCCCGCCCCGGCGGGCGGGCTGCCACTGACGACCAGGCCGACCCAACCTCTTGACTCTGCGATCGAAGTGAAGGGCTCCACCGCGGAGTTGCTCGGCTGGCTCACCGGACGTACCACCGGAGACGGTCTCACCTGCTCGCCTCCGGGCCTGCCCGCGCTGCCCGCGTGGCTGTGA
- a CDS encoding ISAs1 family transposase, translating into MCRQSATVCLVKSPSRQHGVIGDLPSRLATLPDPRDRRGRRHPFVSVLLTACSAVMCGARSFAAIGQWARNAPQDTLARLGARTVSAFTVCVAPSTATIRRIINRVCPGGLADLLGSDPSGADTLAVDGKSARGSRHGDTPAAHLLAAMTGGGLTVTQLRVPDKTNEITCFASLLAPFDLTGVTVTADALHAQRGHARFLVEEKKAHYALCVKKNQAGLYERLHMLPWKEVTAKFYDRTEGHGRKETRVVQVLTVDDLDFPHATQVARVVRHRTCLKTGRRSRETVYVITDLTSREASPQRLAKIIRSQWVIENRLHFVRDTAFREDASKVHTEHGPENMATLRSYAINCLRAAGHHNIAAGLREMSYEPFTRPLALLGLR; encoded by the coding sequence ATGTGTCGTCAGTCTGCCACCGTGTGTCTGGTCAAGTCGCCCTCGCGTCAGCACGGCGTGATCGGCGACCTGCCGTCCCGGCTGGCGACCTTGCCCGATCCCCGTGACCGGCGCGGAAGGCGTCACCCGTTCGTGAGCGTGCTGCTGACGGCCTGCTCCGCCGTCATGTGTGGGGCCCGGTCCTTCGCGGCGATCGGGCAGTGGGCGCGAAACGCTCCGCAGGACACCCTGGCCCGGCTCGGCGCCCGGACGGTGTCCGCCTTCACCGTGTGCGTCGCGCCGAGCACGGCGACGATCCGCCGGATCATCAACCGAGTCTGCCCAGGTGGCCTCGCCGACCTGCTGGGAAGCGACCCGTCCGGCGCCGACACCCTGGCCGTGGACGGCAAAAGCGCCCGTGGCTCCCGCCACGGTGACACCCCAGCCGCGCATCTGCTCGCCGCCATGACCGGTGGCGGACTGACCGTCACGCAGTTGCGAGTCCCGGACAAGACGAATGAAATCACCTGCTTCGCCAGCCTGTTGGCCCCGTTCGACCTGACCGGGGTGACCGTGACGGCCGATGCCCTGCACGCCCAGCGCGGCCACGCCCGCTTCCTCGTCGAGGAGAAGAAGGCGCACTACGCGCTGTGCGTGAAGAAGAACCAGGCCGGTCTCTACGAGCGGCTGCACATGCTGCCCTGGAAGGAGGTGACCGCGAAGTTCTACGACCGCACCGAGGGGCACGGCCGAAAGGAGACCCGCGTGGTGCAGGTCCTGACCGTCGATGACCTCGACTTCCCGCACGCCACACAGGTCGCCCGGGTCGTACGCCACCGCACCTGCCTGAAGACCGGCAGGCGCAGCCGCGAGACGGTTTACGTCATCACCGATCTGACCAGCCGGGAAGCCTCCCCACAGCGGCTCGCGAAGATCATTCGTTCGCAGTGGGTGATCGAAAACCGGCTCCACTTCGTGAGGGACACTGCCTTCCGCGAGGACGCCTCCAAGGTGCACACCGAGCATGGCCCGGAGAACATGGCCACCTTGCGGAGCTACGCGATCAACTGCCTCCGTGCCGCCGGGCACCACAACATCGCCGCCGGACTCCGCGAGATGTCCTACGAGCCGTTCACCCGTCCCCTGGCACTCCTCGGACTCCGCTGA
- a CDS encoding fumarylacetoacetate hydrolase family protein, which translates to MKLATIRTGTGTAAVRVDATEAVETGHSDVGALLAEEGWRELAANADGTRHALDGLDYAPVVPRPQKIFCVGLNYRTHILEMGRDLPQYPTVFAKFPAVLIGAYDDIVLPAASQAIDWEGEMAVVIGGRARNVSVEEAAGLVAGYAVLNDVTARDWQYRTKEWLQGKNFEATTPFGPVLVTSDEADIGSRQLTTEVDGVTKQQADTGDLVFDAAALVSYLSTIITLEPGDVIATGTPGGVGHARTPKEYLGDGALLTTRIEGLGECRNRCVQEKPHDA; encoded by the coding sequence ATGAAGCTCGCCACCATCCGCACCGGCACCGGCACCGCGGCGGTCCGCGTCGATGCGACGGAGGCGGTGGAGACCGGCCACTCGGACGTCGGCGCGCTGCTCGCCGAGGAGGGCTGGCGCGAGCTCGCCGCGAACGCCGACGGCACCCGGCACGCCCTGGACGGACTCGACTACGCGCCCGTCGTCCCCCGTCCGCAGAAGATCTTCTGCGTGGGCCTCAACTACCGGACCCACATCCTGGAGATGGGCCGCGACCTGCCCCAGTACCCCACGGTCTTCGCCAAGTTCCCGGCCGTCCTGATCGGCGCGTACGACGACATCGTGCTGCCGGCGGCCTCCCAGGCCATCGACTGGGAAGGCGAGATGGCGGTCGTCATCGGGGGACGGGCCCGCAACGTCTCGGTGGAGGAGGCTGCCGGACTGGTCGCGGGCTACGCGGTCCTCAACGACGTCACCGCCCGCGACTGGCAGTACCGCACCAAGGAGTGGCTGCAGGGCAAGAACTTCGAAGCCACCACACCGTTCGGTCCGGTCCTGGTGACCTCGGACGAGGCGGACATCGGCTCGCGTCAGCTCACCACCGAGGTCGATGGCGTGACCAAGCAGCAGGCCGACACCGGCGACCTGGTCTTCGACGCGGCCGCCCTGGTGTCCTACCTGTCGACGATCATCACCCTGGAGCCCGGGGACGTCATCGCCACCGGTACCCCCGGTGGCGTCGGCCACGCTCGCACTCCCAAGGAGTACCTCGGTGACGGCGCCCTCCTCACCACCCGCATCGAAGGGCTCGGCGAGTGCCGCAACCGCTGCGTCCAGGAGAAGCCGCATGACGCGTGA
- a CDS encoding cupin domain-containing protein gives MINRRRMLHALKVAPELGNYADAPVLPTDTDPQLYLSHNELPQPFHLICEKDTVLSQLSGSSDVLLRDSSVNRFRMNIGDHVYVPAGTPHQIVPVEGGTVIRFMALKAGRQGAVWYCPECRTELHRLEWEHDNDVAPSRFYAAACAKFSADEAARTCGACKTVHPEIDLAAFGWSSPVPA, from the coding sequence ATGATCAACCGCCGACGGATGCTCCACGCGCTCAAGGTCGCCCCCGAGCTCGGCAACTACGCGGACGCGCCCGTGCTCCCCACGGACACGGACCCCCAGCTGTACCTGTCGCACAACGAGCTGCCGCAGCCGTTCCACCTCATCTGTGAGAAGGACACCGTGCTGAGCCAGCTGTCCGGCAGCAGCGACGTGCTGCTGCGCGACAGCTCGGTGAACCGGTTCCGGATGAACATCGGCGATCACGTCTATGTCCCGGCCGGCACGCCGCACCAGATCGTCCCGGTCGAGGGTGGCACCGTGATTCGATTCATGGCGCTCAAGGCCGGTCGGCAGGGCGCGGTCTGGTACTGCCCCGAGTGCCGCACGGAGTTGCACCGCCTTGAGTGGGAGCATGACAATGACGTAGCACCGTCCCGGTTCTACGCGGCGGCCTGCGCGAAGTTCTCGGCCGACGAGGCCGCTCGCACCTGCGGCGCTTGCAAGACCGTGCACCCCGAGATCGATCTCGCCGCGTTCGGCTGGTCGAGTCCGGTGCCCGCCTGA
- a CDS encoding MBL fold metallo-hydrolase, whose product MKITHYGHACVLVEIEREDRTARLLFDPGTYSVGFENLRDVDAVLLTHEHPDHVDIERLGPLLEANPAARVIADPGSGKHLGEAGLRHETVGKGDSVTIAGVPIQALAGDHAVIHPQLPCIHNNGYLVDERLLHPGDAFVVPQQPVDVLLLPTGGPWMKASEAIDYLRAVAPRIALPIHQAGLATVHQQLHLHLFRNLAPEQSTVQVLDHGTATAV is encoded by the coding sequence ATGAAGATCACTCACTACGGACACGCGTGTGTCCTGGTCGAGATCGAGCGGGAGGACCGCACCGCCCGACTGCTCTTCGACCCCGGCACGTACTCGGTCGGCTTCGAGAACCTGCGCGATGTCGACGCCGTACTCCTCACTCACGAGCACCCTGACCACGTCGACATCGAGCGCCTCGGACCGCTGCTCGAAGCGAACCCGGCAGCCCGGGTGATCGCGGACCCGGGAAGCGGTAAGCACCTCGGAGAAGCAGGACTGCGGCACGAGACCGTCGGCAAGGGCGACAGCGTGACGATCGCCGGGGTACCGATCCAGGCGCTGGCCGGCGACCACGCGGTCATTCATCCTCAACTGCCGTGCATCCACAACAACGGCTACCTGGTCGACGAACGGCTCCTCCACCCCGGTGACGCCTTCGTCGTTCCGCAGCAGCCGGTGGATGTGCTGCTGCTGCCGACCGGAGGCCCGTGGATGAAGGCGAGCGAGGCGATCGACTATCTGCGGGCCGTGGCGCCTCGCATTGCGCTCCCCATCCATCAGGCGGGACTTGCCACCGTCCACCAACAGCTCCACCTGCACCTGTTCCGGAATCTGGCGCCGGAGCAGAGCACCGTGCAAGTTCTGGATCACGGGACGGCGACCGCCGTCTGA
- a CDS encoding RNA polymerase sigma factor — MSVAIGAEAPTQSQAGFLLADDDADAPAPRLTTAGASIDQVHDYLKLIGRVKLLTAEQEVELGKRIEAGLYAGHKLDEEPDLSPEFRRELRLLVEDGHGAKAHLVEANLRLVVSIVKRYTGRGLLFLDLIQEGNTGLIRAVEKFDYAKGFKFSTYATWWIRQAVTRALADQGRTIRIPVHMVELINRVAKARRELLQEHGVEPEPEVLAEICGVPAQQIPEIQGYDKEPISLHTVLGDDGSAEIGDLIEDADSVSPWESVLYSQLQDALRDTLAGLSARESGVIIRRYGLDGSHPQTLEEIGQVYGVTRERIRQIAANTMSKLQHPSRRNTLSEFLDLT, encoded by the coding sequence ATGAGCGTGGCCATCGGCGCCGAAGCGCCGACACAGTCCCAGGCGGGGTTCCTCCTCGCGGATGACGACGCGGACGCCCCTGCTCCGCGGCTCACCACGGCGGGCGCCAGCATCGACCAGGTGCACGACTACCTGAAGCTCATCGGCCGGGTGAAGCTGCTGACCGCCGAGCAGGAGGTGGAACTCGGGAAGCGGATCGAGGCCGGTCTGTACGCCGGCCACAAACTCGACGAAGAGCCGGACCTGTCCCCGGAGTTCCGGCGGGAACTTCGGCTCCTCGTCGAGGACGGACACGGCGCGAAGGCGCACCTGGTGGAGGCGAACCTCCGCCTGGTCGTCTCCATCGTCAAGCGGTACACCGGCCGCGGACTGCTGTTCCTGGATCTGATCCAGGAGGGCAACACCGGACTGATCCGGGCCGTCGAGAAGTTCGACTACGCCAAGGGCTTCAAGTTCTCGACGTACGCCACCTGGTGGATCCGGCAGGCCGTCACCCGGGCCCTGGCCGACCAGGGCCGCACGATCCGGATCCCGGTCCACATGGTGGAGCTCATCAACCGGGTGGCGAAGGCACGGCGCGAACTGCTCCAGGAACACGGCGTCGAACCCGAGCCCGAGGTGCTGGCGGAGATCTGCGGCGTCCCGGCACAGCAGATCCCCGAGATCCAGGGATACGACAAGGAACCGATCTCCCTGCACACCGTCCTGGGCGACGACGGCAGCGCCGAGATCGGCGACCTGATCGAGGACGCGGACAGCGTCAGCCCCTGGGAGAGCGTCCTGTACTCCCAACTGCAGGACGCCTTGCGCGATACCCTCGCAGGGCTGAGCGCCCGGGAATCCGGCGTCATCATCCGCCGCTACGGCCTGGACGGCAGCCACCCGCAGACGCTGGAGGAGATCGGCCAGGTGTACGGCGTCACCCGCGAGCGCATCCGCCAGATCGCGGCCAATACGATGTCCAAGCTCCAGCATCCCTCGCGACGCAACACGTTGAGCGAGTTCCTCGACCTCACGTGA
- a CDS encoding TAXI family TRAP transporter solute-binding subunit, with protein sequence MTGARPTSHRICGWLAQEIGDRAPEGSRFGIWNGRGGIDQIEALLAGEVDIALVTPTAAVQMLDRAGKTKGLASLGVVGQRDRLVVAVDAALPVSTVADLASITDQLTVATSQDDGVNLIGLAAHKALRIAGVDPEKLTFFYDERPFPALDHFIAGKSNVLIHEAVMTPRWQQLDRVRPVKYLPWGDEVLQAFAAEGWQDAVVEAGYFPGLTEDLRTLDFSDFAVLCRQDMDDDVAALVTWCMVMTRRALEAQYAHLPADHSPVTYPRPPRPRSWTHTPVSGASMSSTPSASRGRSARSSAYRTRRRRLRGTLV encoded by the coding sequence GTGACTGGGGCCAGGCCAACCTCCCACCGGATCTGCGGCTGGCTGGCCCAGGAGATCGGCGACCGCGCCCCCGAGGGATCCCGCTTCGGCATCTGGAACGGCCGCGGCGGCATCGACCAGATCGAGGCGCTGCTCGCCGGTGAGGTGGACATCGCCCTCGTCACGCCGACCGCGGCCGTGCAGATGCTGGACCGTGCGGGGAAGACGAAGGGACTGGCCTCGCTCGGCGTGGTCGGACAGCGCGACCGCCTGGTCGTCGCGGTCGACGCGGCCCTGCCGGTCAGCACGGTGGCCGACCTCGCCTCCATCACCGACCAGTTGACCGTGGCGACCTCGCAGGACGACGGCGTGAACCTCATCGGTCTCGCCGCCCACAAAGCGCTGCGCATCGCCGGAGTCGACCCCGAGAAGCTGACGTTCTTCTACGACGAGCGTCCGTTCCCGGCTCTTGACCACTTCATCGCGGGCAAGTCGAACGTCCTCATCCACGAAGCCGTCATGACGCCGCGCTGGCAGCAGCTGGACCGCGTACGCCCGGTCAAGTACCTGCCGTGGGGCGACGAGGTCCTGCAGGCCTTCGCGGCCGAGGGATGGCAGGACGCGGTGGTGGAAGCGGGCTACTTCCCCGGCCTGACCGAGGACCTGCGCACGCTCGACTTCTCCGACTTCGCGGTGCTGTGCCGACAGGACATGGACGACGACGTCGCCGCGCTCGTCACCTGGTGCATGGTGATGACCCGCCGGGCCTTGGAGGCGCAGTACGCACACCTGCCGGCCGACCACTCGCCGGTCACCTACCCACGGCCGCCTCGCCCGCGCTCCTGGACACATACACCAGTGAGCGGCGCGAGCATGTCCAGCACGCCATCGGCATCTCGAGGGCGCTCGGCCAGGTCATCTGCGTACCGGACGAGGCGGAGGCGACTGCGCGGGACGCTCGTATGA
- a CDS encoding IclR family transcriptional regulator, translating to MEQKTGTSSAESGTESRPAGLIGAVDNVLRLLRLFEAHEMIRVNQVARDMGLSRSTVHRMLATLCHHRFVVQDDFSRAYKPGPALVDIGLSVVANMDIRALAHSALTRLRDETDETVHLATLRGAEVLYVDSVESNQVVRTGSRTGWTLPAHATAAGKALLAELGDDELAARYPLENLQAPTARAPQTLEELRKQLTDVRRLGYAVNNAESEADVSAVAAVVRDKRGRARAAIATTAPQSRVDGTWIASAAAATVRVARELGERID from the coding sequence GTGGAGCAAAAAACGGGGACCAGCAGCGCCGAGTCCGGCACCGAGAGCCGCCCGGCCGGCCTGATCGGGGCCGTCGACAACGTGCTGCGACTGCTGCGGCTTTTCGAGGCCCACGAGATGATCCGGGTCAATCAAGTGGCCCGCGACATGGGCCTGTCCCGTTCCACGGTCCACCGCATGCTGGCCACGCTCTGCCATCACCGGTTCGTGGTTCAGGACGACTTCTCGCGCGCGTACAAGCCGGGGCCCGCGCTCGTCGACATCGGCCTGTCGGTCGTCGCGAACATGGATATCCGGGCACTGGCGCACAGCGCCCTGACCCGTCTGCGCGACGAGACCGACGAAACCGTTCACCTCGCGACCTTGCGTGGGGCGGAGGTGCTGTACGTCGACAGCGTTGAGAGCAACCAGGTCGTCCGCACCGGAAGCCGGACCGGCTGGACGCTCCCGGCCCACGCGACCGCGGCCGGCAAGGCACTGCTCGCCGAGCTCGGCGACGACGAACTCGCCGCCCGCTACCCCTTGGAGAACCTGCAGGCTCCCACTGCCCGCGCCCCCCAGACGCTCGAAGAACTCCGCAAGCAGCTGACCGACGTCCGGCGTCTCGGTTACGCGGTCAATAACGCCGAGAGCGAGGCGGACGTCAGCGCCGTCGCGGCGGTCGTCCGCGACAAGCGCGGCCGCGCACGTGCGGCCATAGCCACGACGGCCCCGCAGTCCCGCGTCGACGGCACGTGGATCGCCTCCGCCGCCGCGGCTACCGTCCGCGTCGCCCGCGAACTGGGCGAGCGCATCGACTGA
- a CDS encoding indolepyruvate ferredoxin oxidoreductase subunit alpha: protein MGYVINDKCINELDGSCVDVCPVDCIYEGLTKRYINPAECIDCGACLPECPVDAIAAPKKADPVWAKDNAEFFSAALPGKDDPLESPGGAYGTGPIGVDTPLVAHWTKE from the coding sequence ATGGGTTACGTGATCAACGACAAGTGCATCAACGAACTCGACGGCTCCTGCGTCGACGTGTGCCCCGTGGACTGCATCTACGAGGGCCTCACCAAGCGCTACATCAATCCCGCCGAATGCATCGACTGCGGGGCCTGCCTGCCCGAATGCCCGGTCGATGCCATCGCCGCACCGAAGAAGGCAGACCCGGTCTGGGCGAAGGACAACGCCGAGTTCTTCTCGGCGGCCCTGCCCGGCAAGGACGACCCGCTGGAGAGCCCCGGCGGCGCCTACGGCACCGGCCCCATCGGCGTGGACACCCCCCTCGTCGCCCACTGGACCAAGGAGTAA
- a CDS encoding class II aldolase/adducin family protein, which produces MKNEIDETVRASRALAAAGLTDMVWGHAAVRDPDSDGVWMKASGWGFEEIETERVLLVSREGEVLHGEGKRHIEYPIHTEIMARRPDVGCVVHLHAPALSAFASLDVPLRPISHDGTVFCDPQVPRFTRTGALIATAELGTALADTLGDAPACLMPQHGAVTVGPDAGTAVMYAVLLERACRTQLMAMSAGGPKVWSDSEEAAFKRNQIWNPTQIDAGWNYWQRLSERTER; this is translated from the coding sequence ATGAAAAACGAGATCGACGAGACCGTCCGCGCCAGCCGAGCCCTGGCCGCCGCCGGTCTGACCGACATGGTGTGGGGCCACGCCGCCGTCCGCGACCCCGACAGTGACGGCGTGTGGATGAAGGCCTCCGGCTGGGGCTTCGAGGAGATAGAGACCGAGCGCGTCCTCCTCGTCAGCCGCGAGGGCGAGGTCCTGCACGGCGAGGGCAAGCGACACATCGAGTATCCGATTCACACCGAGATCATGGCCCGGCGCCCGGACGTCGGCTGTGTCGTGCACCTGCACGCGCCCGCCCTGAGCGCCTTCGCCTCGCTCGATGTACCGCTGCGCCCCATCTCCCACGACGGCACCGTGTTCTGCGACCCCCAGGTGCCGCGCTTCACCAGGACCGGCGCACTCATCGCCACCGCGGAACTCGGTACAGCGCTCGCCGACACGCTCGGCGACGCGCCCGCCTGCCTCATGCCGCAGCACGGCGCCGTCACGGTCGGCCCCGACGCCGGGACCGCCGTGATGTACGCCGTCCTGCTGGAACGGGCCTGCCGTACGCAGCTCATGGCCATGTCTGCCGGCGGACCGAAGGTGTGGTCCGACAGCGAGGAAGCAGCATTCAAGCGCAACCAGATCTGGAACCCCACCCAGATCGACGCCGGCTGGAACTACTGGCAACGACTGTCGGAGAGGACTGAACGATGA
- a CDS encoding FAD-dependent monooxygenase, with the protein MRHIPLLTIGGGIGGMTTALALAQAGFDAHIVEQAPEFAEIGAGIQLAPNALRILDSLGVLDAVNEVAVRPRNLVFLHADTGKHLTTIDFGTPFRERYGQSYSVLHRGDLLDVLLAACREHPKVTLENNRQVVDIEEHGTTAVVHFADGESYRTDALIGADGLKSRARQLLSDDKPVTDAYVAYRGALPMDQVDLPVEQDDEIIWVGPDRHLVQYPIRRGELYNQVAVFRSPSYRPEIEHTDRWGGPDELTEAFATSCVQVRESVKMFNTSRRWPMYDREPLDNWTRGRVTLLGDAAHPMFQYLAQGACQAIEDADCLARQLVKHSGDIDEAFAAYQAERIPRTALVQRVARGWGQVWHAHNDTPLSALRDRVFGRRSPDDFTDLDWLYQSLAV; encoded by the coding sequence GTGCGACACATACCGCTGCTCACCATCGGAGGCGGCATAGGGGGCATGACGACCGCCCTCGCCCTCGCCCAGGCCGGCTTCGATGCGCATATCGTCGAACAGGCACCGGAGTTCGCCGAGATCGGCGCCGGCATCCAGCTCGCCCCGAACGCGCTGCGCATCCTCGACTCCCTCGGCGTCCTCGACGCCGTCAACGAGGTCGCGGTCCGACCGCGCAACCTGGTGTTCCTGCACGCCGACACCGGCAAGCACCTGACGACCATCGACTTCGGCACCCCCTTTCGCGAGCGCTACGGGCAGTCGTACAGCGTGCTGCACCGCGGCGACCTGCTCGACGTCCTGCTTGCCGCCTGCCGCGAGCACCCCAAGGTCACCCTGGAGAACAACCGCCAGGTCGTCGACATCGAGGAGCACGGCACCACAGCCGTCGTCCACTTCGCCGACGGCGAGAGCTACCGCACCGACGCCCTGATCGGCGCCGACGGCCTCAAGTCCCGCGCCCGGCAACTCCTGTCGGACGACAAGCCCGTGACGGACGCGTACGTCGCCTACCGCGGCGCACTCCCCATGGACCAGGTCGACCTCCCCGTCGAGCAGGACGACGAGATCATCTGGGTCGGCCCCGACCGGCACCTGGTGCAGTACCCGATCCGGCGCGGCGAGCTCTACAACCAGGTCGCCGTCTTCCGAAGCCCCAGCTACAGGCCCGAGATCGAGCACACCGACCGGTGGGGCGGGCCCGACGAGCTCACCGAGGCCTTCGCCACATCCTGCGTACAGGTCCGGGAATCCGTGAAGATGTTCAACACGTCCCGGCGCTGGCCGATGTACGACCGCGAACCCCTGGACAACTGGACCCGCGGACGCGTCACCCTGCTCGGCGACGCCGCGCACCCCATGTTCCAGTACCTGGCCCAGGGTGCCTGCCAGGCCATCGAGGACGCCGACTGCCTGGCCCGCCAACTGGTCAAGCACAGCGGCGACATCGACGAGGCCTTCGCCGCCTACCAGGCGGAACGGATCCCCCGTACCGCCCTGGTGCAGCGCGTCGCCCGCGGCTGGGGCCAGGTCTGGCACGCCCACAACGACACCCCGCTCTCGGCCCTGCGCGACCGCGTCTTCGGACGCCGCAGCCCCGACGACTTCACCGACCTTGACTGGCTGTACCAGTCGCTTGCCGTCTGA
- a CDS encoding cupin domain-containing protein has protein sequence MRQASPQDAGGAELSSAEKELYEDFNRFGLIPLWTEREDLMPMTPAPQAVPYIWHWDDLYPLAARAGELIPVGRGGERRAISVSNPGLPGLPYATPTLWAAIQYLGPNEVAPAHRHSQNAFRFVLEGEGVWTVVDGDPVAMRRGDLLLTPGWQFHGHHNPHPKPMAWLDGLDIPFVSATDTGFFEFGEDGVSDRSTPDRSRSERIWGHPGLRPLAAVAKDTPNSPLAAYRWEHTDAALTAQLEVAAEGHPGVLTEPGHAAVRFSNPTTGADALTTIRTEMHRVAAAYRTAPVRETGSSVWQVFDGTGAITLDGRRTDVVRGDLIAVPSWCEVSIEARTDLDLFRFSDAPIFERLNLARREQS, from the coding sequence ATGAGGCAGGCGTCCCCTCAGGATGCGGGCGGAGCCGAACTCTCCTCCGCTGAGAAAGAGTTGTACGAGGACTTCAACCGGTTCGGGCTCATTCCGCTGTGGACCGAGCGCGAAGACCTCATGCCGATGACACCTGCGCCGCAGGCCGTCCCGTACATCTGGCACTGGGACGACCTGTACCCGCTGGCCGCTCGCGCCGGGGAGCTCATCCCCGTCGGGCGCGGCGGTGAGCGGCGCGCCATCTCCGTCTCCAACCCGGGCCTGCCCGGCCTCCCGTACGCGACCCCGACGCTGTGGGCGGCCATCCAGTACCTCGGCCCGAACGAAGTCGCCCCCGCCCACCGGCACAGCCAGAACGCCTTCCGCTTCGTCCTCGAGGGCGAAGGCGTGTGGACCGTCGTCGACGGCGACCCGGTGGCCATGCGCCGAGGCGACCTCCTGCTCACGCCGGGATGGCAGTTTCACGGACATCACAACCCACATCCGAAGCCGATGGCCTGGCTGGACGGCCTGGACATCCCGTTCGTCTCCGCCACCGACACGGGCTTCTTCGAGTTCGGTGAGGACGGGGTGAGCGACCGTTCCACCCCGGATCGCTCGCGCTCCGAACGCATCTGGGGCCATCCGGGACTGCGCCCGCTCGCTGCCGTGGCGAAGGACACCCCCAACTCGCCCTTGGCCGCCTACCGTTGGGAACACACCGACGCGGCACTGACCGCTCAGCTCGAAGTCGCCGCCGAAGGACACCCAGGCGTCCTGACGGAACCCGGCCACGCCGCCGTGCGCTTCAGCAACCCCACCACCGGGGCCGACGCTCTCACCACCATCCGTACCGAAATGCACCGAGTCGCCGCCGCGTACCGCACCGCGCCTGTCCGCGAGACCGGTTCCAGCGTGTGGCAGGTCTTCGACGGCACCGGTGCCATCACCCTCGACGGCCGACGCACCGACGTCGTACGCGGCGACCTCATCGCCGTGCCCTCCTGGTGCGAGGTCTCCATCGAGGCCCGCACCGACCTGGACCTCTTCCGGTTCAGCGACGCCCCCATCTTCGAACGCCTCAACCTCGCCCGCAGGGAGCAGTCATGA
- a CDS encoding nickel-binding protein — MPLYVSLHQAPGLSVEEIAGNAPEVAQQVHATFRQLYVNTDSGFIVSVYEAAGAKALEEEFERIGFPFDSINEVDFTQNAAELAEMVGQSDHV; from the coding sequence ATGCCTCTGTACGTGAGCCTTCACCAGGCCCCGGGCCTGTCGGTCGAGGAGATCGCGGGAAACGCGCCGGAAGTCGCCCAGCAGGTCCACGCGACCTTCCGGCAGCTGTATGTGAACACCGACTCCGGGTTCATCGTCTCGGTCTACGAGGCCGCCGGCGCCAAGGCCCTGGAGGAGGAGTTCGAGCGGATCGGCTTCCCCTTCGACTCCATCAACGAGGTCGACTTCACCCAGAACGCCGCGGAGCTGGCCGAGATGGTGGGGCAGAGCGACCATGTCTGA